The following proteins are co-located in the Marinomonas profundi genome:
- the serC gene encoding 3-phosphoserine/phosphohydroxythreonine transaminase: MSRVYNFCSGPAALPEAVLKKAQAEMLDWHGAGVSVMEMSHRSVEFMSILASAKARLSRLMNISDDYEILFVQGGASTLFAQIPANLVNGFDSACFLDTGAWSSKAIKEAKRYTSVNVVGSSKEQSYLTVPDFSTLALDESAAYLHLCPNETIGGLEFADLPETRLPIVADLSSTILSRKIDVSKYGLIYAGAQKNVGPAGVVICIIRKDLLARSSDELPSIWNFANLAANDSMINTPPTFAIYLADLVFEWLEEQGGVEAIEAINIRKAQALYDFIDASAFYSNPVDPAYRSRMNVPFILADESLESLFLQESEAAGLRTLAGHRSVGGMRASIYNAMPMEGIEALIDFMRAFEKRHG; the protein is encoded by the coding sequence ATGAGCCGAGTATATAATTTTTGTTCTGGACCCGCCGCGCTTCCAGAAGCGGTTTTGAAAAAAGCACAGGCTGAAATGTTGGATTGGCATGGCGCGGGTGTTTCTGTGATGGAAATGAGCCACCGTAGTGTTGAGTTTATGTCTATTCTGGCATCGGCTAAGGCGCGTTTGTCGCGTTTGATGAACATTAGCGATGACTATGAGATTTTGTTTGTTCAGGGCGGTGCGTCTACTTTATTTGCCCAGATTCCGGCTAACTTGGTCAATGGCTTTGATTCGGCTTGTTTTCTGGACACGGGTGCTTGGTCTTCAAAAGCGATTAAAGAAGCGAAACGATACACTAGCGTCAATGTGGTGGGATCGTCAAAAGAGCAGAGCTATCTTACGGTTCCTGATTTTTCCACTTTGGCGTTGGATGAAAGTGCGGCGTATTTGCACCTTTGTCCAAACGAAACCATTGGCGGTTTAGAGTTTGCTGATTTGCCAGAAACCCGTTTGCCGATTGTGGCGGATTTGTCTTCAACCATTTTGTCTCGCAAGATCGATGTGAGCAAATATGGCTTGATTTACGCTGGCGCACAGAAAAATGTCGGTCCTGCTGGCGTGGTGATCTGCATTATTCGTAAGGATTTGCTGGCTCGTAGCAGTGATGAATTGCCCTCTATCTGGAATTTTGCCAATTTAGCGGCAAATGATTCCATGATCAATACACCACCAACTTTTGCGATTTATTTGGCGGATTTGGTGTTTGAATGGCTGGAAGAACAGGGCGGTGTTGAGGCGATTGAGGCGATTAATATTCGCAAGGCGCAAGCGCTGTACGATTTCATTGATGCCAGTGCTTTTTATTCCAATCCGGTTGACCCTGCCTATCGATCGCGTATGAATGTGCCGTTTATTTTGGCGGATGAGTCGTTGGAATCGCTTTTTTTACAAGAATCGGAAGCCGCTGGTCTGCGTACTTTGGCTGGGCATCGTTCCGTTGGTGGTATGCGTGCCAGTATATACAATGCCATGCCGATGGAAGGGATTGAGGCGTTGATTGATTTTATGCGTGCCTTTGAAAAGCGTCACGGATAA
- the cmk gene encoding (d)CMP kinase, with protein sequence MINQGPVITIDGPSGAGKGTVSQLIAEKLGWHILDSGALYRLLALAVSHHGMSADDVESLKVLAEHLDIQFAQSEDGKVEIILEGEVVTQAIRTEEVGNCASKLAAIPEVREGLLLRQRAFSQAPGLVADGRDMGTVVFPSALIKIFLTASAEERAQRRMMQLQQKGEAVNLNELVKTIKERDERDANRAIAPLVPAAGALVIDSTDLSIEQVVEIIFTETVKAGLV encoded by the coding sequence ATGATCAACCAAGGCCCAGTTATTACGATTGATGGTCCAAGTGGTGCCGGCAAAGGCACTGTCAGTCAGTTAATCGCAGAAAAGCTGGGATGGCACATACTGGATAGTGGTGCTTTGTACCGACTGCTTGCCCTCGCGGTGTCTCATCATGGCATGTCTGCTGATGATGTGGAGTCGCTAAAAGTCTTGGCGGAGCATTTGGATATACAATTTGCGCAGTCTGAAGACGGAAAGGTTGAAATTATTCTAGAAGGCGAAGTCGTTACTCAAGCCATTCGTACCGAAGAGGTGGGGAATTGTGCCTCAAAATTGGCGGCGATTCCTGAAGTGCGTGAGGGCTTGTTGCTGCGTCAGCGGGCTTTTTCGCAAGCGCCTGGTTTGGTTGCGGATGGGCGTGATATGGGGACGGTGGTTTTTCCTTCTGCCTTGATTAAAATATTTTTAACGGCCTCGGCTGAGGAACGTGCGCAACGTCGTATGATGCAATTGCAGCAAAAAGGTGAAGCTGTTAATCTAAATGAATTGGTTAAAACGATTAAAGAACGAGACGAGCGAGATGCGAATAGAGCCATTGCTCCTCTTGTACCCGCCGCAGGCGCTTTAGTCATAGATAGCACAGATTTGAGCATAGAGCAGGTTGTCGAGATCATTTTTACTGAGACAGTAAAAGCCGGTCTTGTTTAA
- a CDS encoding bifunctional prephenate dehydrogenase/3-phosphoshikimate 1-carboxyvinyltransferase, with protein sequence MTGESGFQVSVDVTPQEKKKFGNVMIIGLGMIGGSFAKALKERGLATLYGVDRRAGELTLGVSTGVIDYPADLSSDFIAKMDVIVLATPVRAMESVLADIKPFLSERTLITDVGSTKGSVVAAIRRVFGCVPTNFIPGHPIAGAEKSGVLASNSQLFEKHMAIVTPLPDSNPILLDRLHRLWRAVGADVVSMDVDHHDHVLASSSHLPHLLAYTLVDALANGERSQDVFKFAAGGFRDFTRIASSDPVMWRDVFLANKDATLATLDHFTDRLADMRTAIEQGDGASMFGVFTRAKSARDHFLRLLEQRTLGSVKEARPISVSVLPASAMKGAIALLGDKSLSHKTITIAALSEGVSEIKNIDLTGDVRITMQAFRDMGVVIEEVAMDQLRIHGVGLRGLKAPIAPINVHQSRESLYLLLPVLAGQSFTVVVAAEGKLLNQSMGDLFSLVRQMGGQVVSEVADCLPVSLVPGVASNVSIDLQSGSESLRMAAFLAALYSPTQGQVKPWLSGLSHSDVLLRHFGATMFADGDGFSVKPASLMSTNLTLSGDEYETAWLVLLANLLPGSELAITNAGLDSVSFAYLRFLQSIGADVTIPEQDGFGSYEGVVKAAFAELRGFLLTPEQSYQFRDKLPLLCVAAVYATGESRIQGINALPYYYEDRVLALVDALAQMKIVCTYENGDLLIKGGLPLGGELDCAGDDKLALAMLALGSRSQSVTKVNDCQKLLEEFNELESVSVQLGFHCTVTQ encoded by the coding sequence TTGACTGGTGAAAGTGGTTTTCAGGTGTCTGTTGATGTGACGCCCCAAGAAAAGAAGAAATTTGGCAATGTCATGATCATCGGTCTTGGCATGATCGGTGGTTCATTTGCAAAAGCGCTAAAAGAGCGTGGCTTGGCGACCTTGTATGGGGTTGATCGACGTGCAGGAGAATTAACGTTAGGTGTGTCGACGGGAGTGATTGACTACCCAGCGGATTTATCAAGTGATTTTATTGCTAAGATGGACGTTATTGTTCTGGCGACGCCAGTGAGAGCAATGGAGTCGGTTTTAGCGGATATTAAGCCTTTTTTGTCAGAGCGCACCTTGATAACGGATGTGGGGTCGACGAAAGGCAGTGTGGTTGCGGCGATTCGTCGTGTCTTTGGCTGTGTGCCGACAAATTTCATTCCTGGTCATCCTATTGCGGGAGCGGAAAAAAGCGGCGTATTGGCGTCTAACTCGCAGTTATTTGAGAAGCACATGGCGATCGTAACGCCTTTACCTGACAGTAATCCTATTTTGTTGGATCGTCTTCATCGTTTGTGGCGTGCGGTTGGTGCGGATGTGGTGAGCATGGATGTAGATCATCATGATCATGTGTTGGCCTCTTCCAGTCATTTGCCGCATTTGCTTGCCTACACCTTGGTGGATGCGTTGGCGAATGGCGAGCGCAGCCAAGATGTTTTTAAGTTCGCTGCGGGTGGTTTTCGTGATTTTACTCGTATTGCGTCAAGCGATCCGGTGATGTGGCGAGACGTTTTTCTTGCTAACAAAGACGCGACCTTGGCGACCTTGGATCACTTTACTGACCGTCTTGCCGATATGCGCACGGCGATAGAGCAAGGCGATGGCGCGAGTATGTTTGGTGTATTTACTCGGGCCAAATCTGCGCGTGACCATTTTCTTCGATTGTTGGAGCAGCGGACGCTTGGTTCGGTAAAAGAGGCTCGCCCGATATCTGTGTCGGTTTTGCCTGCATCGGCAATGAAAGGGGCTATTGCTTTATTGGGTGACAAATCTTTGTCACATAAAACCATTACTATAGCGGCGCTGTCGGAAGGTGTGAGTGAAATAAAGAACATTGATTTGACTGGCGATGTTCGTATCACGATGCAGGCTTTTCGAGATATGGGGGTTGTTATTGAAGAGGTGGCGATGGATCAGCTGCGGATTCATGGAGTCGGACTTCGTGGTTTGAAAGCCCCTATTGCGCCTATTAATGTTCATCAATCAAGGGAAAGCTTGTATTTGTTGTTGCCTGTTTTGGCGGGGCAGTCTTTTACTGTGGTCGTTGCAGCAGAAGGTAAGCTCTTAAATCAATCAATGGGGGATTTGTTTTCTCTGGTGCGTCAAATGGGTGGTCAGGTTGTGTCTGAAGTGGCGGACTGCTTGCCTGTGAGTTTGGTACCGGGTGTGGCGTCGAATGTCTCTATTGATTTGCAAAGTGGTTCAGAGAGTTTGCGTATGGCGGCGTTTTTAGCCGCGTTGTATTCGCCTACTCAAGGGCAGGTTAAACCTTGGCTGTCTGGATTGTCTCACAGTGATGTTTTGTTGCGACACTTTGGGGCGACGATGTTTGCTGATGGGGATGGTTTTAGCGTTAAACCTGCCTCGTTAATGAGTACAAATCTTACCTTGTCTGGCGATGAATATGAAACGGCTTGGCTGGTGTTGTTGGCGAACTTGTTGCCTGGCTCTGAGTTGGCTATCACCAATGCTGGGCTGGATTCTGTGTCGTTTGCGTATTTGCGTTTTTTGCAATCCATCGGAGCGGATGTAACGATTCCTGAGCAAGATGGCTTTGGTTCTTATGAAGGTGTGGTAAAAGCGGCTTTTGCGGAATTGAGAGGCTTTTTATTAACGCCAGAGCAGAGTTATCAGTTTAGAGATAAGTTGCCCTTACTGTGTGTGGCAGCGGTGTATGCAACGGGTGAAAGTCGCATACAGGGGATTAATGCTTTGCCTTATTATTATGAGGATAGAGTGTTGGCGTTAGTGGATGCGCTTGCCCAGATGAAAATTGTTTGTACTTACGAAAATGGTGATTTGCTGATTAAAGGCGGTCTTCCGCTGGGTGGTGAACTGGATTGTGCGGGTGATGATAAGCTTGCGCTGGCCATGCTTGCGCTGGGGTCGAGAAGTCAGTCGGTAACTAAGGTAAATGACTGTCAAAAATTATTAGAAGAATTTAATGAGTTGGAGAGTGTTTCGGTGCAATTAGGTTTTCATTGCACGGTGACGCAATAG
- the pheA gene encoding prephenate dehydratase codes for MSNSKQAVPDTLPLLRDRIDSIDSQIQMLINERAACAQKVADVKLAEQGGDAVVFYRPEREAQVLRRVMERNEGPLGNEEMAKIFRQVMSSCLALERPMRIAFLGPEGTFTQQAALKHFGKSIISAPMAAIDEVFREVESGAANYGVVPVENSTEGVVNHTLDSFRDSRLKICGEVEERIHHHLLVSPNINADDVTHIYSHQQSLAQCRAWLDRYWPHVERVAVSSNAEAARLAADAGRSGRAIAAIAGEVACELYGLVKVSSNIEDRPDNTTRFLIVGNQDVPPSGKDKTSLLISAKNEPGALYRLLEAFERHGVDMTRLETRPSLMSRWGYIFYIDFVGHYLDESCRAVIEELRERASEVKVLGSYPVAVL; via the coding sequence ATGTCAAACTCTAAGCAAGCAGTGCCAGATACACTGCCTTTATTGCGTGATCGTATCGATTCGATTGATTCACAAATACAAATGCTGATTAATGAGCGCGCCGCCTGTGCTCAAAAGGTCGCTGACGTTAAATTGGCCGAGCAGGGTGGCGATGCGGTTGTGTTTTATCGCCCAGAGCGTGAAGCGCAAGTGTTACGCAGAGTGATGGAGCGCAACGAAGGGCCGCTGGGGAATGAAGAAATGGCGAAGATTTTTCGTCAGGTGATGTCTTCATGTCTTGCGCTTGAACGGCCAATGCGCATTGCGTTTTTAGGGCCAGAAGGCACTTTTACACAGCAAGCAGCGTTGAAACACTTTGGTAAGTCTATTATCAGTGCGCCTATGGCAGCGATTGATGAAGTGTTTCGTGAAGTGGAGTCTGGCGCGGCAAATTATGGTGTTGTGCCGGTTGAAAACTCGACAGAAGGCGTTGTTAATCATACCTTAGACAGTTTTCGCGATTCGCGTTTGAAAATTTGTGGTGAGGTAGAAGAGCGTATTCATCATCATCTTTTGGTGAGTCCCAATATTAATGCCGATGATGTGACACATATTTATTCGCATCAGCAGTCGTTGGCGCAATGTCGTGCTTGGCTGGACCGTTATTGGCCTCATGTAGAGCGTGTTGCGGTGAGCTCCAATGCGGAGGCAGCCCGACTTGCCGCCGATGCGGGTCGAAGTGGTCGGGCCATTGCGGCTATAGCGGGCGAAGTGGCTTGTGAATTGTATGGTTTGGTAAAAGTCTCTTCTAATATTGAAGATCGCCCAGACAATACAACGCGTTTCTTGATCGTTGGTAATCAGGATGTGCCGCCCAGTGGTAAAGACAAAACCTCTTTACTGATCAGTGCTAAAAATGAGCCGGGGGCTTTGTATCGCTTACTTGAGGCGTTTGAGCGACATGGTGTTGATATGACGCGCCTAGAAACGCGCCCTTCTTTAATGAGTCGCTGGGGGTATATATTTTATATTGACTTCGTCGGCCATTACTTAGATGAAAGTTGTCGCGCGGTAATAGAAGAATTGCGTGAGCGTGCATCGGAAGTGAAGGTGTTAGGTTCTTATCCTGTGGCTGTGCTGTAA